GACGAGGCTGACCACCCGCTTCGCGTCGAAGCGATAGGCGCGCGAGGTATCCGGCACCGCGCCGTCCATCACCACCTCGGACGGCTCGCCGCCGCAGAGGTCGAGGATCATCCGCGTCGCAAGTTCCAGCCCCGGCAGCGCGAAGGCCGGATCGACGCCGCGCTCGAACCGGTAGCGGGCATCCGAGGTGATCTTCAGCACCCGGCCGGTCGCGGCAATGGTGATCGGGTCCCAGAGAGCGGATTCAAGGAAGACGTCGGTGGTCGTCTCGGTGCAGCCCGAAAGCTCGCCGCCCATGATCCCCGCCAGCGACTCGGGCTGCTCGTCGTCGGAGATGAGCATCTGCCCGGCGCGCAGCGTGTAGGTCTTGCCGTCGAGCGCCAGCAGTTCCTCGCCCCCTTGGGCGGCGTGGATGCGCAGGTCGCCCTTGACCTTCGCCACGTCGAAGACGTGGAGCGGACGGTTCAGCCCGATGGTGAAGTAGTTGGTGATGTCCACTAGCGCCGAGATCGGCCGCAGGCCGATCGCCTTCAGCCGGTCCTGCAGCCACTCGGGCGAGGGGCCGTTCTTCACGCCGCGGATGGTGCGCCCGGCAAAAAGCGGGCAGCCCTTGGCCTTCAGCTCCTCGCTGATCGTGACGCCGACGGGCGAGGGGAAGCGGCCCGGGACGGGCTCCACCACGAGCGGCTTCAGCCGGCCCAGCCCACGCGCAGCCAGATCGCGCGCGAGGCCGCGGACGCCGAGGCCATCGGGCCGGTTCGGCGTGATCTTCACCTCGATCACCGGATCGTTCAGCCCGCGATAGTCGATGAAGCGGACGCCCAGCGGCGCATCCGCCGGCAGGTCGATGATGCCGTCATGGTCGTCCGAGAGCATCAGTTCACGCTCGGAGCACAGCATCCCGTTCGACTCGACGCCGCGGATGACGCCCGGCTTCAGGTCGACGCCGGTGCCGGGCACATGTGTGCCGACCGGGGCGAAGACGCCGATCAGGCCGGTTCGCGCGTTCGGCGCGCCGCAGACCACCTGCACCTCCTGCGAGGGCGCCTCCGGCCCGTTCGGCCAGGTCTCGACCCGGCAGAGCCGCAGGCGGTCGGCGTTCGGATGCGGCTGGGCCTCGATCACGCGGCAGATGCGGAAGGCGCCGAGCGTCTTCGCGGGGTCCTCGATGCCCTCGACCTCGTGCCCGAGATCGGTCAGCGCGGTCGCGATCTCGTCGACAGGGGCCTCGGTCTCGAGGTGATCCTTCAGCCAGGACAGGGTGAATTTCATCGGCGCGCCCCTCGGAATTGGTTGCGGATGGGCCTTAGCGCAATCGGGCGGCAAGGGGAAGGCCGGGGTTTCCCCGCGGGAAACGTGCTGTTCCGCCGCCGCGGATCCGGCGTCAACCTTTTGTCCACAAGATCGCTTTAGCTGACGGACATGGAAGACTGGATGCACCCTCCGCCCGACCGCCCGCGCAGCAATGTGCCCCGCATGTGCGTTCTCATGGCGCTCATGGCGCTGGTCTGGCTGAACTGTCCGGAGGGAGATGGAGAGCCGCCGCCAGCCGAGGTGCCGGCGCGGTAGCGGGCTGCCCGGCACGTGCCGGACAGCCCGTTGGATCAGAGATGGAAGGCCGGCAGCTTCGGAAGCGTCAGTTCCGGCAGGCTGAACCGGGGCATCGTCAGCTCCGGCAGGTTGGCCGAGACGGCCGCCCAGTCGATGTAGGTCGAGAGATAGCCCGCCGTCAGCAGCAGAAGCACCGCGAGCAGCGAGCGGAAGCCGAAGGCCGAGAAGCGGAAGGCGAGTTCCTTGTTGAACAGGTCCTCGATCAGCTGGTCCTGCAGCCGGCGCGCGGCGGTGGCGTCATCGACCGAGTTGGTCAGCACCTTCTGCGCGGCCACCTGATCGACCTGCGCGACGCCGAGCGCAAGGCGCAGCACGAAGGGGATGCAGCAGACCGCGATGGCGATCAGCAGGAGCCGCCCGACCTGCCAGCTCGGCAGTGTGAAGGCGAGCGTGAGGACCGCGCCCAGCACCACGGCCCAGAGTGCGACCAGCGTCGCGCTGCGGATCTCGACCTTGCGGAGGAAGGCCTGCAGCACCTCCTGCGCCTCGGGGCTGCGATCGGTGATGTTGCCGGGCGATGTCGCCTGAAGCTGCGCATAGAGCTGGAAGCGCTTGCGCCACATCGGGAAGCGTGCGGAGCGGGGGTATTCGGGATAACGGAACTGGCGGCGCAGTTCGAGATAGTAGACCGCGGCGAAGTACCAGACGACGAGCGTCGCCGCGATGACGTTCTGGATGGTTACGATGTGTTGGACGGTGTACATGACCGGACCCTTTACCAAGATCCGGTCAGGGTATCAGCGCGACAGCCCACCTGCCAGATCGGGCATGTCCAGAGCGGCAAAGCCATAGTGACGCAGCCAGCGCAGGTCGCTTTCGAAGAAGGCCCGCAGATCGGGGATGCCGTATTTCAGCATGGCGATGCGGTCGATCCCCATGCCGAAGGCAAATCCCTGCCATTCGTCGGGGTTCACCCCCGCCGCCGCCAGCACCTTCGGATGCACCATGCCGCTGCCGAGGATCTCCAGCCAGCCGTCGCCCTCGCCGATCTTCAGCTGTCCGCCCTCCCACGAGCAGCGGATGTCCACCTCGGCCGAGGGCTCGGTGAAGGGGAAGTGCGAGGCGCGGAAGCGCAGCTCGACCGAGGGCACCTCGAAGAAGGCGCGGCAGAATTCTTCCAACACCCACTTGAGGTTGGCCATCGAGATGTCGCGGTCGATCGCAAGCCCCTCGACCTGATGGAACATCGGCGTGTGGGTCTGGTCCATGTCCATGCGATAGACGCGGCCCGGGGCGATCACCCGGATGGGAGCGCCCTGCGCCTGCATGGCGCGGATCTGCACCGGCGAGGTATGGGTGCGCAGCACATGCGGCGGGCGGGCATCGCCCTCGGCCCGCGCCATGAAGAAGGTGTCATGCTCCTGCCGGGCGGGATGCTCGGGCGGGATGTTCAGCGCGTCGAAGTTGAACCAGTCGCTTTCGACCTGAGGGCCTTCCGCCACGGCAAAGCCCATGTCGGCGAAGATCGCGGTCAGTTCGGCCATCACCTGCGACACGGGATGGATCGTGCCCATCCGGCGCGGGCGGCCCGGCAGCGTCACGTCGAGCCATTCGGTCTTCAGTCGCGCATCCAGCGCCGCATCGGCCAGCCCGGCCTTGCGGGCGCGCAGGCTCGCGTCGATCTCGTCGCGCAGGCGGTTGAGGGCGGCGCCGACCGTGCTGCGCTCTTCCGGCGTCATCTGGCCCAGCTCGCGCATCTTCAGGCTGATCTCGCCCTTCTTGCCCAGCGCGGCAAGGCGGACCTCCTCGAGCGCAGCCTCGTCGGAGGCGGCGGCGATGGCCTCGATGTATTTGCCTCTGAGCGTGTCGAGCGCGGTCATGGTCAGTCTCCGGTGCGGGTGACGGGGTGCTACCCAGAGAGGGGCGGTTTGTCCAGAGCGGGGCGGGGACAACCCCCGGACATGGAAAAGCCCCGCGCGAGCGGCGGGGCTTCCCGAAAGCGGAAATGGGCGGCCTCAGGCCAGCGCGGCCTTTGCCTGCGCGGCGATGGCGTTGAACGCCTCCGGCTCGTGCACGGCGAGATCGGCGAGAACCTTGCGGTCCACCTCGATCCCGGCTTTCGCCAGACCGTTGATGAAGCGCGAATAGGTCATCTCGAGGTCGAACAGGCGGACGGCGGCGTTGATCCGCTGGATCCACAGCGCGCGGAAGTTGCGCTTGCGGGCCTTGCGGTCGCGGGTCGCATACTGGTTCGCCTTGTCGACGGCCTGCGTCGCGGTGCGGAAGTTGGTGGAGCGGGCGGCATAGTAGCCCTTCGCCTGCTTGATGACCTTGCGGTGACGGGCGTGGGTGACCTTGCCGGACTTGACGCGGGACATGTGAAGCTCTCCTTACCGGTCGTAGGGCATGTATTTCTTGACGATCTTCGCGTCCGAGTCGCACAGGACCATCGTCCCGGTCACGTCGCGGATGAATTTCGTCGAGCGCTTGATCATGCCGTGGCGCTTGCCGGCCGGGCCGGCCTTCACCTTGCCGGTGGCGGTGAAGCTGAAGCGCTTCTTCGCCGCGGACTTGGTCTTCATCTTGGGCATTTCCATCTCCTCTTGCGAGCGGTTCTGGCACGACTCGGCATGCCACTTCGGCCGGCCGTGCGGGTGAGTGGCGCCCTATAGGCGGGGGAGGGCCGCGGTGCAAGCGGATTCAGTTCAGGAACCGGCCGATCACGTTCGAGAACACCTGCGGGATGTCGGCCAGTTCATAGCCGCCCGGGCGGGCCTGCAGCGCTACGGCGACAGCCGTCCCAGCCAGCAGCAGGCCCACGGCGCCCGCGCGCGGCGGGCGGCCGTCGTTCAGCGCCGACAGCGTCGAGGGGATGGCGACTGCGCCGAGGACGAGGCCCGTGACGAGAAGGAGTTCGCTGTCCAAAGCCGTCTCCCCGCTTTCTGCCAAGGGCCTGCCCGGGCGCAGGTTATTCGGGATCGACGCTGTAAATCAATCGTTCGTCGCAGGGGGCCACGCGAAGGATGTTGGTCGTGCCCCTGACGTTGAAGGGAACGCCCGCCACCACGGCGATCTGCTCATGCTCCTGAGCGAAGCCGTCGGCCAGCGCCGCCCGCGCCGCGCAGATCACCGCGCCCTTGAAGCGTTCCTGCGGCTCGGTCACCACGCAATGTGTGCCCCAGGTCAGCGCGAGCCGCCGCGCGGTCTCGATCAGCGGGGTCAGCGCTAGGATCGGCACCCGCGGACGTTCGCGCGCGACCAGCGAGACGGTCTTGCCAGTCTGGGTGAAGCAGCAGATGGCCTTGATCGGCGTGGTCTCGGCGATCTCGCGCGCGGCGGCCACGATGGCATCGGCCACGCTGGCCCGCTTGGCGGTGCGGCTCGCCTCGATGATGTCGCGATAGACGGGATCGTTCTCGACCGAGATGGCGGTGTTGTTCATCGTCATCACCGCCTCGATCGGATACGAGCCGGCGGCGGATTCGGCCGAGAGCATCACCGCATCGGCGCCCTCGTAGATCGCCGTCGCCACGTCCGAAACCTCGGCGCGCGTGGGCATCGGCGAATCGATCATCGACTCGAGCATCTGGGTCGCCACGATCACCGGCTTGGCCGCCGCCCGCGCCCCGCGCACAAGGCGCTTCTGGATCGGCGGCACCGCCTGCACGGGCAGCTCGACCCCAAGGTCGCCGCGCGCGACCATGATGCCGTCGGACACCGCAAGGATG
This portion of the Rhodobacter sp. CZR27 genome encodes:
- the pheT gene encoding phenylalanine--tRNA ligase subunit beta, yielding MKFTLSWLKDHLETEAPVDEIATALTDLGHEVEGIEDPAKTLGAFRICRVIEAQPHPNADRLRLCRVETWPNGPEAPSQEVQVVCGAPNARTGLIGVFAPVGTHVPGTGVDLKPGVIRGVESNGMLCSERELMLSDDHDGIIDLPADAPLGVRFIDYRGLNDPVIEVKITPNRPDGLGVRGLARDLAARGLGRLKPLVVEPVPGRFPSPVGVTISEELKAKGCPLFAGRTIRGVKNGPSPEWLQDRLKAIGLRPISALVDITNYFTIGLNRPLHVFDVAKVKGDLRIHAAQGGEELLALDGKTYTLRAGQMLISDDEQPESLAGIMGGELSGCTETTTDVFLESALWDPITIAATGRVLKITSDARYRFERGVDPAFALPGLELATRMILDLCGGEPSEVVMDGAVPDTSRAYRFDAKRVVSLVGMEIPEAEQRATLEALGFTLQGDMASPPSWRPDVQGEADLVEEIARVASLTKLEGKPLPRAQAGVPKPILTPLQVREQAARRTLAALGYNECVTYSFIDEGAAALFGGGSEAVRVENPISSEMTHLRPDLLPGLLRAAARNQARGFMDVALCEIGPAFHGGEPGEQHLQATGLLVGASAPRDPFGSRRPVDVYDAKADAEAVLAAVGAPAKMQITRKVASWWHPGRSGVIGLGPNVLATFGELHPKVLREMDVKGPAVAFTLLIANVPLPKVKTPTRPALKLSDLQAVERDFAFVVDQGVEALALVNAAQGADKTLIESVRVFDQFAGEKAEAQMGAGKKSLAITVRLQPVDKTLTEKDIEAVSAKIVDKVSKATGGTLRA
- the pheS gene encoding phenylalanine--tRNA ligase subunit alpha, with amino-acid sequence MTALDTLRGKYIEAIAAASDEAALEEVRLAALGKKGEISLKMRELGQMTPEERSTVGAALNRLRDEIDASLRARKAGLADAALDARLKTEWLDVTLPGRPRRMGTIHPVSQVMAELTAIFADMGFAVAEGPQVESDWFNFDALNIPPEHPARQEHDTFFMARAEGDARPPHVLRTHTSPVQIRAMQAQGAPIRVIAPGRVYRMDMDQTHTPMFHQVEGLAIDRDISMANLKWVLEEFCRAFFEVPSVELRFRASHFPFTEPSAEVDIRCSWEGGQLKIGEGDGWLEILGSGMVHPKVLAAAGVNPDEWQGFAFGMGIDRIAMLKYGIPDLRAFFESDLRWLRHYGFAALDMPDLAGGLSR
- the rplT gene encoding 50S ribosomal protein L20 is translated as MSRVKSGKVTHARHRKVIKQAKGYYAARSTNFRTATQAVDKANQYATRDRKARKRNFRALWIQRINAAVRLFDLEMTYSRFINGLAKAGIEVDRKVLADLAVHEPEAFNAIAAQAKAALA
- the rpmI gene encoding 50S ribosomal protein L35, which translates into the protein MPKMKTKSAAKKRFSFTATGKVKAGPAGKRHGMIKRSTKFIRDVTGTMVLCDSDAKIVKKYMPYDR
- the pyk gene encoding pyruvate kinase gives rise to the protein MRRLRNVKIVATLGPASNDHATIRALFEAGADVFRLNMSHGSHDDIRARHAIIRQIEAETGTPIGILADLQGPKLRVGVFANGSEELEDRSMFRLDLDPTPGTAQRVNLPHPEIFAALEPGATLLVNDGKIRLQVKDCSPDHADCIVTVGGTISNRKGVNVPDVLLPLAALSEKDRRDLEFACELGVDWLALSFVQRPEDVEEARSLARGRAAILSKIEKPAAVNAFEAILAVSDGIMVARGDLGVELPVQAVPPIQKRLVRGARAAAKPVIVATQMLESMIDSPMPTRAEVSDVATAIYEGADAVMLSAESAAGSYPIEAVMTMNNTAISVENDPVYRDIIEASRTAKRASVADAIVAAAREIAETTPIKAICCFTQTGKTVSLVARERPRVPILALTPLIETARRLALTWGTHCVVTEPQERFKGAVICAARAALADGFAQEHEQIAVVAGVPFNVRGTTNILRVAPCDERLIYSVDPE